A stretch of the Myxococcus guangdongensis genome encodes the following:
- a CDS encoding site-2 protease family protein: protein MFRFRLGSIPVEVHPSHLLVSAIIAYTSMRAAQNGWPFAQVAGAPALGQASAMGVFVLSWMLIVFVSVLVHELGHALASRLFGYRPSIALVWLGGHTLPTDTPGPLPWKRDVVITVAGPLFGLMLGVVSLVGYLFLSGGSPALDFFLRTFAGANFIWAIFNMLPVLPLDGGRLVNTLSMRIFGPRRGMVVSQGLALLVCVAVVGYSLSTGWLFAGIFFAMYGYQAFRMLTEALGSSASATLSSGAMENPLAQKLREGKFALDSGRMDDARRLGAQVLEGGDALTAELASHAHHLLGWVALKEGQGRQALDHFSQVQGLQVEPHAVAASFSLVGDDARALDWWKQAWQTSSDRTVMHEYAGTLIRLGRAPEALKLPGVEPAAAYSCAERVLFIRGAYSEAAAVGEAALDHAPSASIAYDAACAHARARNVTEAMRMLRRASELGFRDAGYAASDSDLTALHGQPAFEEWLTELKQSVAS from the coding sequence ATGTTCCGCTTTCGTCTCGGGAGCATTCCCGTCGAGGTCCACCCCAGCCACCTGCTGGTCTCCGCCATCATCGCGTACACGTCGATGCGAGCGGCCCAGAACGGCTGGCCCTTCGCCCAGGTCGCGGGGGCTCCCGCGCTGGGGCAGGCCAGCGCGATGGGGGTGTTCGTCCTCTCCTGGATGCTCATCGTCTTCGTGTCCGTGCTGGTCCACGAGCTGGGGCACGCCCTGGCCAGCCGCCTCTTCGGCTATCGGCCGAGCATCGCGCTCGTCTGGTTGGGCGGCCACACCCTCCCCACCGACACCCCCGGTCCCCTTCCTTGGAAGCGGGACGTGGTCATCACCGTGGCGGGCCCGCTGTTCGGGCTGATGCTCGGCGTGGTGTCCCTGGTGGGCTACCTGTTCCTGAGCGGGGGCTCGCCCGCGCTGGACTTCTTCCTGCGCACCTTCGCGGGGGCCAACTTCATCTGGGCCATCTTCAACATGCTGCCCGTGCTGCCGCTGGACGGCGGGCGGCTGGTGAACACCCTGTCCATGCGCATCTTCGGTCCGCGCCGGGGCATGGTGGTGTCCCAGGGGCTGGCCCTGCTCGTGTGCGTGGCGGTGGTGGGCTACAGCCTGAGCACCGGCTGGCTGTTCGCCGGCATCTTCTTCGCCATGTACGGCTACCAGGCGTTCCGGATGCTGACCGAGGCGCTGGGCTCCAGCGCCTCGGCCACGCTGAGCAGCGGCGCGATGGAGAACCCGCTCGCGCAGAAGTTGCGCGAGGGGAAGTTCGCCCTGGACTCGGGGCGGATGGACGACGCGCGGCGGCTGGGGGCGCAGGTGCTGGAGGGGGGCGACGCGCTGACGGCGGAGCTGGCGAGCCATGCCCACCACCTGCTCGGCTGGGTGGCGCTGAAGGAGGGCCAGGGGCGGCAGGCGCTGGACCACTTCTCCCAGGTGCAGGGGCTTCAAGTGGAGCCGCACGCGGTGGCGGCGTCCTTCTCCCTGGTGGGCGATGACGCCCGCGCCTTGGACTGGTGGAAGCAGGCGTGGCAGACGTCGTCGGACCGGACGGTGATGCACGAGTACGCCGGGACGTTGATCCGCCTGGGGCGCGCGCCGGAGGCCCTCAAGCTGCCGGGCGTGGAGCCCGCGGCGGCGTACTCCTGCGCGGAGCGCGTGCTGTTCATCCGGGGCGCGTACTCGGAGGCCGCGGCGGTGGGCGAGGCGGCGCTCGATCACGCGCCGAGCGCGAGCATCGCGTACGACGCCGCGTGCGCCCATGCCCGGGCGCGCAACGTCACGGAGGCGATGCGCATGCTGCGGCGCGCCAGCGAGCT
- the dusB gene encoding tRNA dihydrouridine synthase DusB, producing the protein MLRLGPFTLANPYVLAPMAGVSEMPYRVLAFRMGAALCPTELVSSQGLMRANQRTLMYLRYDAQVEKPYSLQLYGGDPEAMGLAASVGKSHGAQLLDINMGCPVKKVTKNGAGSALLGDPPRAAAIVRAMREASGLPVTCKIRSGWDARSRNYLQMAEALQEAGCAGLAIHPRTREQGYSGSADWSVITDVKRHFPQLPLFGNGDVKSPEDARRMLETTGCDFVMIGRAALGNPWIFRELTGGEPPTPEERCALVLEHFHAHLAFMGDPLGAVRSFRRHLGWYAHGLVGAAAFRARANVLDAPEAVADAVRAFFATAERASHAGAASEEEQDVDYRAALG; encoded by the coding sequence ATGCTGCGACTCGGCCCCTTCACGCTCGCGAATCCCTACGTCCTCGCCCCCATGGCCGGCGTGTCCGAGATGCCCTACCGGGTGCTCGCCTTCCGCATGGGCGCCGCCCTGTGCCCCACCGAGCTCGTCAGCTCCCAGGGCCTGATGCGGGCCAATCAGCGGACCTTGATGTACCTGCGCTACGACGCCCAGGTGGAGAAGCCCTACTCGCTCCAGCTCTATGGAGGAGACCCCGAGGCCATGGGGCTGGCCGCCAGCGTCGGCAAGTCCCACGGCGCCCAGCTGCTCGACATCAACATGGGCTGCCCCGTGAAGAAGGTGACGAAGAACGGCGCGGGCAGCGCGCTGCTCGGCGACCCGCCCCGCGCCGCCGCCATCGTCCGCGCCATGCGCGAGGCCTCGGGTCTGCCCGTCACCTGCAAGATTCGCTCGGGCTGGGACGCCCGCTCCCGCAACTACCTCCAGATGGCGGAGGCCCTCCAGGAGGCGGGCTGCGCGGGGCTGGCCATCCACCCTCGCACCCGCGAGCAGGGCTACTCGGGCAGCGCCGACTGGAGCGTCATCACCGACGTGAAGCGCCACTTCCCCCAATTGCCCCTGTTCGGCAACGGCGACGTGAAGAGCCCCGAGGACGCGCGCCGGATGCTGGAGACCACCGGGTGCGACTTCGTGATGATTGGCCGCGCGGCCCTGGGCAACCCGTGGATTTTTCGCGAGCTGACCGGCGGCGAGCCGCCCACCCCCGAGGAGCGCTGCGCGCTGGTGCTGGAGCACTTCCACGCGCACCTGGCCTTCATGGGGGACCCGCTCGGCGCGGTGCGCTCGTTCCGCCGGCACCTGGGCTGGTACGCCCATGGCCTGGTGGGCGCGGCGGCCTTCCGGGCCCGGGCGAACGTCCTGGATGCGCCGGAGGCCGTCGCCGACGCGGTGCGCGCCTTCTTCGCCACCGCGGAGCGCGCCTCCCACGCGGGCGCGGCCTCCGAGGAGGAGCAGGACGTCGACTACCGGGCCGCGCTCGGTTGA
- a CDS encoding glycoside hydrolase family 1 protein produces MRTSEHTFPADFTFGVATSAYQVEGGIENDWAEWERAGRLKEPHARCGPAVDHWNRYEEDYRLATAVGATAFRISLEWARIEPVRGQFDEAALEGYRERLLKMKACGLTPVVTLHHFTHPTWFHRETPWHSPESVEVFRRYSRRCAALLEGLDARVITFNEPMVLLLGGYLQGAIPPGIADGALTMKAMENLVRAHAVARRELGERLGRVPMGISQNMLAFAPDRWWNPLDRALVRLGAQAYNHAFHEALSTGKLRVNMPGVATARVDIPEARDSVEFVGVNYYSRAHLRFVPRPPFIEFKYRDTQGRGLTDIGWEDWPEGFLQTLRDVKRYGKPVWITENGIDDRSGTRRPHYLHTHLAQVLAARAEGVDVQGYLYWSLLDNFEWLEGWGPRFGLYHVDFDTLERKPTPACDYFRQVATGKRLVAPL; encoded by the coding sequence ATGAGGACCTCCGAGCACACCTTCCCCGCGGACTTCACCTTCGGCGTCGCGACGTCGGCGTACCAGGTGGAGGGCGGCATCGAGAACGACTGGGCCGAGTGGGAGCGCGCTGGAAGATTGAAGGAGCCCCACGCGCGCTGCGGGCCGGCGGTGGACCACTGGAACCGCTACGAGGAGGACTACCGGCTGGCGACGGCGGTGGGCGCCACCGCGTTCCGCATCTCCCTGGAGTGGGCGCGCATCGAGCCTGTGCGCGGGCAGTTCGACGAGGCGGCGCTCGAGGGGTACCGGGAGCGGCTCCTGAAGATGAAGGCCTGCGGCCTCACGCCGGTGGTGACGCTGCACCACTTCACCCACCCCACCTGGTTCCACCGAGAGACGCCGTGGCACTCGCCCGAGAGCGTGGAGGTCTTCCGCCGGTATTCCCGCCGGTGCGCGGCGCTGCTCGAGGGCCTGGACGCGCGGGTCATCACCTTCAACGAGCCCATGGTGCTCCTGCTGGGCGGCTACCTGCAGGGCGCCATCCCCCCGGGAATCGCCGACGGGGCGCTCACCATGAAGGCGATGGAGAACCTGGTGCGCGCGCACGCGGTGGCCCGGCGGGAGCTGGGCGAGCGGCTGGGCCGGGTGCCGATGGGCATCTCCCAGAACATGCTGGCCTTCGCGCCGGACCGCTGGTGGAACCCGCTGGACCGCGCGCTGGTGCGGCTGGGGGCCCAGGCCTACAACCACGCCTTCCATGAAGCGCTGTCCACCGGGAAGCTGCGGGTGAACATGCCGGGGGTGGCCACCGCCCGCGTGGACATCCCGGAGGCGCGCGACTCGGTGGAGTTCGTGGGGGTGAACTACTACAGCCGCGCGCACCTGCGCTTCGTGCCCCGGCCGCCGTTCATCGAGTTCAAGTACCGCGACACCCAGGGGCGGGGCCTGACGGACATCGGCTGGGAGGACTGGCCCGAGGGCTTCCTCCAGACGCTGCGCGACGTGAAGCGCTACGGCAAGCCGGTGTGGATTACGGAGAACGGCATCGACGACCGGAGCGGGACGCGCAGGCCCCACTACCTGCACACCCACCTGGCCCAGGTGCTCGCCGCCCGCGCCGAGGGCGTGGACGTGCAGGGCTACCTCTATTGGAGCCTGCTCGACAACTTCGAGTGGCTGGAGGGCTGGGGCCCGCGCTTCGGCCTGTACCACGTGGACTTCGACACGCTGGAGCGCAAGCCCACGCCCGCGTGCGACTACTTCCGGCAGGTGGCCACCGGGAAGAGGCTGGTGGCCCCGCTGTAA
- a CDS encoding NFACT RNA binding domain-containing protein: MSLRPVELAQVVAEVGKQLTGAVAQKAWCPLPRLAYLELRVPGRSILLCLCAEGDLARVSAATSRFPTPGEPAPFQRWLRHELTGAKLTGARFMEAERVVQLDFEREEVRRHLVMELGSPGGLFLSTEQNRVLMLSGEGFGPRRNLYPGAAWTPPEPMPAEALEKALKVASRLVPTEGEPLPYSHAAERLLGARDQQSRAESIRRRLAQPYRARLKRSSRTLEKVRAEAARGPEAEKHRRLGELLAQNLFRLKRGATEVTLTEYTEAGAQEVRVSLDPKRTPKEEADWHFHQYRRLLRGVEQARHREAELAREVAHAQSALEQVERMDEAMLLAQVEVLHVSAGGDATPEGRPFKEYVGHAGARIWVGRGSEDNDTLTFKLARPWHLWLHARGVPGSHVVLPLEKGQEATQEALLDAAHLALHHSGAKGEPRGEVSYVPVKFVRKVKGGAHGQVTFTREKTFVVRMEPERLERLLKSRHTEVPAP; this comes from the coding sequence GTGTCGCTGCGTCCCGTGGAGCTCGCGCAGGTGGTGGCGGAGGTGGGCAAGCAGCTGACGGGCGCGGTGGCCCAGAAGGCCTGGTGCCCCCTGCCGAGGCTGGCCTACCTGGAGCTGCGGGTCCCCGGACGCTCCATCCTCCTCTGTCTGTGCGCGGAGGGAGATCTCGCCCGCGTCTCCGCCGCCACCTCCCGCTTCCCCACGCCCGGCGAGCCCGCCCCCTTCCAACGTTGGCTGCGCCACGAGCTCACCGGCGCGAAGCTCACCGGTGCCCGCTTCATGGAGGCCGAGCGCGTGGTGCAGCTCGACTTCGAGCGCGAGGAGGTGCGCCGCCACCTCGTCATGGAGCTGGGCTCGCCTGGGGGCCTGTTCCTTTCGACGGAGCAGAACCGGGTGCTGATGCTCTCGGGCGAGGGCTTCGGCCCGCGTCGCAACCTCTACCCGGGTGCTGCCTGGACGCCGCCGGAGCCCATGCCCGCCGAGGCGCTGGAGAAGGCGCTCAAGGTCGCCTCCCGCCTGGTGCCAACAGAAGGGGAGCCGCTCCCATATTCCCATGCGGCCGAGCGGCTGCTCGGCGCCAGAGACCAGCAGAGCCGCGCCGAGTCCATCCGCCGGCGCCTCGCGCAGCCGTACCGCGCCCGCCTCAAGCGCTCCTCGCGCACCTTGGAGAAGGTGAGGGCGGAGGCCGCGCGCGGGCCGGAGGCGGAGAAGCACCGACGGCTGGGGGAGCTGCTCGCGCAGAACCTCTTCCGCCTCAAGCGCGGCGCCACCGAGGTGACGCTCACCGAGTACACGGAAGCAGGCGCCCAGGAGGTCCGGGTGTCGCTGGACCCGAAGCGCACGCCCAAGGAGGAGGCGGACTGGCACTTCCACCAGTACCGGCGGCTCTTGCGCGGCGTGGAGCAGGCGCGCCACCGCGAGGCGGAGCTGGCGCGCGAGGTCGCCCACGCCCAGTCCGCGCTGGAGCAGGTGGAGCGCATGGACGAGGCGATGCTGTTGGCGCAGGTGGAGGTGCTGCACGTCTCCGCGGGGGGGGACGCGACGCCGGAGGGGCGGCCCTTCAAGGAGTACGTGGGTCACGCGGGCGCGCGCATCTGGGTGGGGCGCGGCTCGGAGGACAACGACACGCTCACCTTCAAGCTCGCCCGGCCCTGGCACCTGTGGCTGCACGCGCGCGGCGTGCCCGGCAGTCACGTGGTGCTGCCCCTGGAGAAGGGACAGGAGGCGACGCAGGAGGCGCTGCTGGACGCGGCGCACCTGGCGCTGCACCACTCGGGGGCGAAGGGCGAGCCCCGGGGTGAGGTCAGCTACGTGCCGGTGAAGTTCGTGCGCAAGGTGAAGGGCGGCGCGCACGGACAGGTGACGTTCACGCGCGAGAAGACCTTCGTGGTGCGCATGGAGCCCGAGCGGCTGGAGCGACTGCTCAAGTCCCGTCACACCGAGGTGCCCGCTCCGTGA
- the pyk gene encoding pyruvate kinase, producing the protein MRRAKIVCTLGPASQSQEMLEALLENGMDVARLNFSHGSHEQHAENIAKLRAASLKVRKAVGILGDLQGPKIRTGRFTKGSTELKEGGTFHITTDETVPGTDDIVSTTYPFLAADVNPGDRILLDDGLLELKVLHTDKQKLIKTEVIHGGTLKNNKGINLPGVAVRAEALTPKDREDLVFGIKAGVDYIALSFVRQPSDLDTARQAMSEVGRIVPIIAKLEKPEAIARLDAILDKTDGVMVARGDLGVEIPPEEVPAVQKDIIRRSNLRGLPVIVATQMLNSMIDNPRPTRAEASDVANAVFDGADAVMLSGETASGKFPIESVQMMERIILAAESSSRVQGLSPRIDAPLGVPSHFPDVIARVACEAAKASNASLIAAFTLSGVTARLLSHYRPTVPIVAFSPNQEVRRRLALLWGVVPRVLEPIQDTEAMVRRVEEELLARGLGRKGDRIVIVYGAPVGQPGKINSLRLHTIG; encoded by the coding sequence ATGCGACGAGCGAAGATTGTCTGCACCCTCGGGCCCGCGAGTCAGAGCCAGGAGATGTTGGAGGCGCTGCTGGAGAACGGCATGGACGTGGCGAGGTTGAACTTCTCCCACGGCAGCCACGAGCAGCACGCGGAGAACATCGCCAAGCTGCGCGCGGCCTCGCTGAAGGTGCGCAAGGCGGTGGGCATCCTGGGTGACCTGCAGGGCCCGAAGATTCGCACGGGCCGCTTCACCAAGGGCAGCACGGAGCTGAAGGAGGGCGGCACCTTCCACATCACCACGGACGAGACGGTGCCGGGCACGGACGACATCGTGTCGACGACGTACCCGTTCCTGGCGGCGGACGTGAATCCGGGGGACCGCATCCTGTTGGATGACGGCCTGCTGGAGCTGAAGGTGCTCCACACGGACAAGCAGAAGCTCATCAAGACGGAGGTCATCCACGGCGGCACGCTGAAGAACAACAAGGGCATCAACCTGCCCGGCGTGGCGGTGCGCGCGGAGGCGCTGACGCCGAAGGACCGTGAGGACCTGGTCTTCGGCATCAAGGCGGGCGTGGACTACATCGCGCTGTCGTTCGTGCGGCAGCCCTCCGACCTGGACACGGCCCGTCAGGCGATGTCCGAGGTGGGCCGCATCGTGCCCATCATCGCCAAGCTGGAGAAGCCGGAGGCGATCGCGCGGCTGGACGCCATCCTGGACAAGACGGACGGGGTGATGGTGGCGCGCGGCGACTTGGGCGTGGAGATTCCGCCCGAGGAGGTGCCGGCGGTGCAGAAGGACATCATCCGGCGCTCCAACCTGCGCGGCCTGCCGGTCATCGTGGCGACGCAGATGTTGAACTCGATGATCGACAACCCGCGGCCCACGCGCGCCGAGGCGAGCGACGTGGCGAACGCGGTGTTCGACGGCGCGGACGCGGTGATGCTGTCGGGCGAGACGGCGAGCGGCAAGTTCCCCATCGAGTCCGTGCAGATGATGGAGCGCATCATCCTGGCGGCGGAGTCCTCGTCGCGGGTGCAGGGGCTGTCGCCGCGCATCGACGCGCCGCTGGGGGTGCCCTCGCACTTCCCGGACGTGATTGCCCGCGTGGCGTGCGAGGCGGCGAAGGCGAGCAACGCGTCGCTGATTGCGGCCTTCACCCTGTCGGGTGTGACGGCGCGGTTGTTGTCGCACTACCGGCCGACGGTGCCGATTGTCGCCTTCAGTCCGAACCAGGAGGTCCGTCGGCGGCTGGCGCTCCTGTGGGGCGTGGTGCCGCGGGTGCTCGAGCCCATCCAGGACACGGAGGCGATGGTGCGCCGCGTGGAGGAGGAGCTGCTCGCGCGCGGACTGGGTCGCAAGGGTGACCGCATCGTCATCGTGTACGGCGCGCCCGTGGGCCAGCCCGGGAAGATCAACAGCCTGCGGTTGCACACCATCGGCTGA
- a CDS encoding GAF and HD-GYP domain-containing protein translates to MPSSALAQQPTPPQPDLTRRLAKLTSILDVAKAMSAERDLDLLLPLILYEATKVVEADRCSLFILDRERNELWSKVAQGSKNEIRLPVGSGIAGQVAHTGTIINIPDAYADTRFNRSFDISSGYQTKTILCVPMRDANGDVTGVIQALNKLDDLAFNAEDEELLLALGAQAAGAIENALLHEEINRLFEGFVSASVVAIEQRDPTTAGHSGRVADLTVSLALALEHQSTGPYARTRFSGTEIQELRYASLLHDFGKVGVRENVLVKAEKLYPHELEVLRARFQLARKDLQLQSYRRRFEAVKKRGDSALAEIEAEETERLDTELKHLHEVFEFVLTCNRPTVLAQGGFERLTELGHLNFQDDAGQTQPLLLAREIQSLSIPRGTLSADERREIESHVEHTYRFLTQIPWTRALRRVPEIAYAHHEKLDGTGYPRAIPERTIPVQSRMMSISDIYDALTASDRPYKKAVPHTLALDILKKETENGQLDRELFKIFVEAEIPRHALKHAPK, encoded by the coding sequence GTGCCCTCCTCCGCCCTCGCGCAGCAGCCGACTCCGCCGCAGCCCGACCTCACCCGCCGCCTGGCGAAGCTGACGTCCATCCTCGACGTGGCCAAGGCCATGAGCGCCGAGAGGGACCTGGACCTGCTGCTGCCGCTCATCCTCTACGAGGCCACCAAGGTGGTGGAGGCGGACCGGTGCTCGCTCTTCATCCTGGACCGCGAGCGCAACGAGCTGTGGAGCAAGGTGGCCCAGGGCTCGAAGAACGAAATCCGGCTCCCGGTGGGCAGCGGCATCGCCGGACAGGTCGCCCACACCGGCACCATCATCAACATCCCCGACGCCTACGCGGACACGCGCTTCAACCGCTCGTTCGACATCTCCAGCGGCTACCAGACGAAGACCATCCTCTGCGTCCCCATGCGCGACGCGAATGGCGACGTCACCGGCGTCATCCAGGCCCTCAACAAGCTCGATGACCTGGCCTTCAACGCCGAGGACGAGGAGCTGCTGCTCGCCCTGGGTGCGCAGGCCGCGGGCGCCATCGAGAACGCCCTGCTCCACGAGGAGATCAACCGCCTGTTCGAGGGGTTCGTCTCCGCGTCCGTCGTCGCCATCGAGCAGCGGGACCCGACGACGGCCGGACATTCGGGCCGCGTCGCCGACCTCACCGTGTCCCTGGCCCTGGCCCTGGAGCACCAGTCCACGGGCCCGTACGCCCGGACTCGCTTCTCCGGCACGGAGATTCAGGAGCTGCGCTACGCGTCGCTCCTGCACGACTTCGGCAAGGTGGGCGTGCGCGAGAACGTCCTCGTCAAGGCGGAGAAGCTCTATCCGCATGAGCTCGAGGTGCTCCGGGCCCGCTTCCAGCTCGCTCGCAAGGACCTGCAGCTGCAGAGCTACCGGCGGCGGTTCGAGGCGGTGAAGAAGCGCGGGGACTCGGCGCTCGCGGAGATCGAGGCCGAGGAGACCGAGCGGCTCGACACCGAGCTCAAGCACCTGCACGAGGTGTTCGAGTTCGTCCTCACCTGCAACCGGCCCACGGTGCTGGCGCAGGGGGGCTTCGAGCGGCTCACCGAACTGGGCCACCTGAACTTCCAGGACGACGCGGGCCAGACGCAGCCGCTGCTCCTGGCGCGCGAAATCCAGTCGCTCTCCATCCCCCGCGGCACCCTCTCCGCCGACGAGCGCCGCGAAATCGAGAGCCACGTCGAGCACACCTACCGCTTCCTCACCCAGATTCCGTGGACGCGCGCCCTGCGCCGCGTGCCCGAAATCGCGTACGCGCACCACGAGAAGCTCGACGGCACCGGCTACCCCCGCGCCATCCCCGAGCGCACCATCCCCGTCCAGTCGCGCATGATGTCCATCTCCGACATCTACGACGCCCTCACCGCCAGCGACCGTCCCTACAAGAAGGCCGTGCCGCACACGCTCGCGCTCGACATCCTCAAGAAGGAGACGGAGAACGGACAGCTGGACCGCGAGCTGTTCAAGATCTTCGTCGAGGCCGAGATTCCCCGCCACGCCCTGAAGCACGCGCCGAAGTAG
- the rpe gene encoding ribulose-phosphate 3-epimerase, translated as MRRRPVRISPSLLSSDFGRLAEEVRDIEAAGADWIHVDVMDGRFVPNLTIGPVVVEAIKRAATKPLDVHLMIVEPEKYVEAFAKAGADVLTVHVEASPHLHRTLQQIRHAGAKPAVVLNPSTPLSAIEEVLGDVEMVLLMSVNPGFGGQGFIESTVDKVRRLRAMLDARGLSTDIEVDGGINAETAKKVVEAGATVLVAGSYVFGAKDRAAAIRSLRG; from the coding sequence ATGCGCCGCCGCCCTGTTCGAATCTCTCCCTCGCTCTTGTCTTCAGACTTCGGCCGTCTGGCCGAGGAGGTCCGCGACATCGAAGCCGCGGGTGCCGATTGGATTCACGTCGACGTGATGGATGGGCGCTTCGTGCCGAACCTCACGATTGGGCCGGTGGTGGTGGAGGCCATCAAGCGGGCGGCGACGAAGCCGTTGGACGTGCACCTGATGATTGTGGAGCCGGAGAAGTACGTGGAGGCCTTCGCGAAGGCGGGGGCGGACGTGCTGACGGTGCACGTGGAGGCGAGCCCTCACCTGCACAGGACGCTGCAACAGATTCGTCACGCGGGGGCGAAGCCGGCGGTGGTGCTGAACCCGAGCACGCCGTTGTCGGCCATCGAGGAGGTGCTGGGGGACGTGGAGATGGTGTTGTTGATGAGCGTGAACCCGGGGTTCGGCGGGCAGGGGTTCATCGAGTCGACGGTGGACAAGGTGCGCCGGCTGCGCGCGATGTTGGACGCGCGGGGGCTGTCCACGGACATCGAGGTGGACGGGGGCATCAACGCCGAGACGGCGAAGAAGGTGGTGGAGGCGGGGGCGACGGTGTTGGTGGCGGGCAGCTACGTCTTCGGGGCGAAGGACCGGGCGGCGGCCATCCGTTCGCTCCGGGGGTGA
- a CDS encoding response regulator, which translates to MPPVVLISDDEPLIVSALAREAKRSGLTCISDTTSERVLELARLHRPAVIILDINQHQDGRDLLAQLKQDPATRECKVIILSGVEDQFTRHVCFELGADDYEVKPFDPTFMTRVARLATTVARTRA; encoded by the coding sequence ATGCCCCCCGTCGTCCTCATCTCCGATGATGAACCGCTCATCGTGTCGGCCCTCGCCCGGGAGGCGAAGCGGTCCGGCCTGACGTGCATCTCGGACACGACGTCGGAACGCGTCCTCGAGCTGGCCCGCCTCCACCGGCCCGCCGTCATCATCCTGGACATCAACCAGCACCAGGATGGCCGCGACCTGCTCGCCCAGCTCAAGCAGGACCCCGCCACCCGCGAGTGCAAGGTCATCATCCTCAGCGGCGTCGAGGACCAGTTCACCCGCCACGTCTGCTTCGAGCTCGGCGCCGACGACTACGAGGTGAAGCCCTTCGACCCCACCTTCATGACCCGCGTCGCCCGACTCGCCACCACCGTGGCTCGCACCCGGGCCTGA
- a CDS encoding addiction module protein, whose protein sequence is MATKEDLLSDVLRLPPEERAEVAHKLLLSLEEGAGDSDAQAAWSVELERRARDVLDGRVKTVPWEQVEERMRARLSHRR, encoded by the coding sequence ATGGCGACCAAGGAAGACCTCCTCTCGGATGTGCTGCGACTCCCTCCCGAGGAACGTGCGGAGGTCGCCCACAAGCTCCTGCTCAGCTTGGAAGAAGGGGCCGGGGATTCGGACGCACAAGCCGCCTGGTCCGTGGAACTGGAGCGCCGAGCTCGTGACGTTCTCGATGGGCGCGTGAAGACGGTTCCCTGGGAGCAGGTCGAGGAGCGCATGCGTGCGCGCCTTAGTCATCGGCGGTGA
- a CDS encoding type II toxin-antitoxin system RelE/ParE family toxin → MKVRLEFHPDAVAEVESSMDWYEGQRAGLGDEFFAELRQGLQVIAESPRVNPPWTGGRVMDVGVRRLRMERFPFVLPYLVVEDLVVVLAVAHVRRRPGYWLPRARSFPQR, encoded by the coding sequence GTGAAGGTCCGTCTCGAGTTCCACCCTGACGCGGTTGCGGAGGTGGAGTCGTCGATGGACTGGTACGAGGGCCAGAGAGCGGGTCTCGGGGACGAATTCTTCGCGGAGCTTCGTCAGGGGCTCCAGGTGATCGCTGAGTCTCCTCGCGTGAACCCTCCCTGGACTGGTGGGCGAGTGATGGACGTGGGAGTGAGGCGATTGCGGATGGAGCGCTTCCCATTCGTGTTGCCCTATCTCGTGGTGGAGGACCTCGTGGTGGTGCTCGCTGTCGCGCATGTTCGCCGCCGGCCGGGGTATTGGCTGCCGCGTGCGAGGTCATTTCCTCAGCGCTGA